In Mytilus edulis chromosome 7, xbMytEdul2.2, whole genome shotgun sequence, a single genomic region encodes these proteins:
- the LOC139529970 gene encoding ABC transporter F family member 4-like, whose amino-acid sequence MMNQVEYMRGFGGEVERAELNFGRKKNIAVTPYKGYVYIHIGSLTSSRSITLGTDEFKELCNLKPVLLKAEAEIKKQLQKPSRKKKVIVVEEEEEEEEEEEEEEEEEEVEEEEVKKVTLKRKRKVIAISDSDEEAGVSESDVRKVIVAAESGPFKGLKKKKKTAGAGFILSEAVEDGE is encoded by the exons ATGATGAACCAGGTTGAGTACATGAGGGGATTTGGTGGAGAAGTAGAGCGGGCTGAGTTGAATTTTGGAAGAAAGAAGAACATTGCGGTTACACCGTACAAGGGATATGTTTATATCCACATAGGCAGTTTAACAAGTAGCAGAAGCATAACTCTTGGGACTGATGAGTTTAAAGAGCTATGCAATCTGAAGCCAGTTCTTTTAAAAGCTGaggcagaaataaaaaaacag ctGCAAAAACCTAGCAGGAAAAAGAAGGTTATAGTTgttgaagaggaagaagaagaagaagaagaagaagaagaagaagaagaagaagaagaagtagaagaagaagaagtaaaaaaagttactttgaaaagaaag AGAAAGGTGATTGCTATCAGCGATAGCGATGAGGAGGCGGGAGTGTCAGAGTCGGACGTCAGAAAGGTGATTGTTGCAGCAGAATCTGGCCCGTTCAAGGGgctaaagaagaaaaagaaaacagctgGAGCTGGATTCATACTTTCTGAAGCAGTTGAAGATGGCGAGTGA